The following coding sequences are from one Hyalangium gracile window:
- a CDS encoding ABC transporter permease encodes MSLRRAAAVVLRQFFLIRGSLSRIFPLFVWVAIDIILWGFITKYFSSFTATGVNLLPSLLGAVLLWDFLTRVMQGVTMAFFEDVWSRNFLNVFATPISISEYVGGLVLSSIATSSVGLIVMVVVASAAFGLSLFFYGIMIVPFLFVLFLFGIALGIFGSAVVLRLGPSAEWFVWPIPAVVSPFAGVFYPIATLPEWMQLIARLLPPSYVFEGMRAIVAGGGFSGTTLLWGVGLALVYIVLACAFFMRVFRHAVRTGLIARYSAESVS; translated from the coding sequence ATGTCCCTCCGCCGCGCCGCCGCCGTCGTCCTGCGTCAGTTCTTCCTCATCCGAGGCAGCCTCTCGCGCATCTTCCCGCTCTTCGTCTGGGTGGCCATCGACATCATCCTCTGGGGCTTCATCACGAAGTACTTCAGCTCCTTCACCGCCACGGGCGTGAACCTCCTGCCGTCGCTGCTGGGAGCGGTGCTGTTGTGGGACTTCCTCACCCGCGTCATGCAGGGCGTGACGATGGCGTTCTTCGAGGACGTCTGGTCGCGCAACTTCCTCAACGTCTTCGCCACGCCGATCTCGATCTCGGAGTACGTGGGCGGCCTGGTGCTCTCCAGCATCGCCACCAGCTCGGTGGGGCTCATCGTGATGGTCGTGGTGGCGAGCGCGGCGTTCGGCCTGTCCCTGTTCTTCTACGGCATCATGATCGTGCCGTTCCTGTTCGTGCTCTTCCTGTTCGGCATCGCGCTGGGCATCTTCGGCAGCGCCGTGGTGCTCCGGCTCGGGCCGTCCGCGGAGTGGTTCGTCTGGCCCATCCCCGCCGTGGTATCGCCGTTCGCCGGCGTCTTCTATCCGATCGCCACGCTGCCGGAGTGGATGCAGCTCATCGCCCGCCTGCTGCCGCCGTCCTACGTGTTCGAGGGCATGCGAGCGATCGTCGCGGGCGGTGGGTTCTCGGGCACCACGCTGCTCTGGGGCGTGGGGCTGGCCCTTGTCTACATCGTGCTGGCGTGCGCGTTCTTCATGCGTGTCTTCCGCCATGCGGTGCGCACCGGCCTCATTGCCCGCTACAGCGCAGAGAGCGTGAGCTAG
- a CDS encoding ABC transporter ATP-binding protein → MNSTVLSVQELRKQYGATVAVDGISFQVGRNEIVGLLGPNGAGKTTTINMILGVLEPSSGTIHIEGVDLARRRTQALERTNFAAVYAPLPGNLTVRQNLRVFGLLYGVKKLSERIEALLTEFDLVKFRDVKCGVLSSGEQTRVALAKAMLNSPQLLLLDEPTASLDPATARDIRARIREFSSRGTSGVLWTSHNMYEVEEVCDRVLFVSRGKVLLEGDPKSLPGEHGKATLEELFITVAREPLTLGRS, encoded by the coding sequence ATGAATTCGACCGTGCTCTCGGTCCAGGAGCTGCGCAAACAGTATGGCGCCACCGTCGCCGTGGACGGCATCTCCTTCCAGGTGGGCCGCAACGAGATCGTCGGACTCCTGGGGCCCAACGGCGCCGGGAAGACCACGACCATCAACATGATCCTCGGCGTCCTCGAGCCCAGCTCCGGGACCATCCACATCGAGGGCGTGGACCTCGCGCGGCGGCGCACCCAGGCGCTCGAGCGCACCAACTTCGCCGCTGTCTACGCGCCCCTGCCGGGCAACCTCACCGTGCGGCAGAACCTGCGCGTCTTCGGGCTCCTCTATGGCGTGAAGAAGCTCTCCGAGCGCATCGAGGCGCTGCTCACGGAGTTCGATCTGGTGAAGTTCCGGGACGTGAAGTGCGGAGTGCTCTCTTCGGGAGAGCAGACGCGGGTGGCCCTGGCCAAGGCGATGCTCAACAGCCCCCAGCTCCTGCTGCTCGACGAGCCGACGGCCTCGCTCGATCCCGCGACGGCCCGGGACATCCGTGCCCGCATCCGCGAGTTCTCCTCGCGAGGCACCAGCGGCGTGCTGTGGACCTCGCACAACATGTACGAGGTGGAGGAGGTCTGCGACCGCGTACTCTTCGTCTCGCGGGGAAAGGTCCTGCTCGAGGGCGATCCGAAGAGTCTGCCGGGCGAGCACGGTAAGGCCACCCTCGAGGAGCTGTTCATCACCGTGGCCCGAGAGCCCCTCACGCTGGGGCGGTCCTGA
- a CDS encoding SIR2 family protein, which yields MSLLTLQKALPQLRKAYKERRLIPFLGAGFSAPLRLPTWSGLMKWMGEGLQFTPPELFEVHGNAQQLAGYFDLEHPEKLPGFIQEMERRFHAPEVERRRRTSIQHRALADCEFRTIYTTNFEHHIERALRDRDKKRKVSVLARLQDFMRPVDPAACSVIKFHGDLAFPETIVLTESQFFDRHLLEAAPDQRLRNDLLGNAFLFLGYSFSDPNIRYIWHRMYRLRQESMEGADKSASPPPELRSYWVTFGAGLVQPRLLEEWHIDVIELDASDKSKSVAELLNALHS from the coding sequence ATGTCCTTGCTGACACTCCAGAAGGCACTTCCCCAGCTCCGGAAGGCGTACAAGGAGCGCCGCCTGATTCCCTTCCTCGGCGCGGGGTTCTCGGCGCCCCTGCGGCTCCCCACCTGGAGCGGGCTCATGAAGTGGATGGGCGAGGGCCTCCAGTTCACGCCGCCGGAGCTCTTCGAGGTGCATGGCAATGCCCAGCAGCTGGCCGGCTACTTCGACCTGGAGCACCCTGAGAAGCTGCCGGGCTTCATCCAGGAGATGGAGCGGCGCTTCCATGCGCCCGAAGTCGAAAGGCGGCGTCGGACCTCCATCCAGCATCGAGCGCTCGCGGACTGCGAGTTCCGGACGATCTACACGACCAACTTCGAGCACCACATCGAGCGGGCCCTACGAGACAGGGACAAGAAGCGGAAGGTCTCGGTGCTCGCCCGGCTCCAGGACTTCATGCGTCCCGTGGATCCGGCCGCGTGCAGCGTCATCAAGTTCCACGGAGACCTGGCATTCCCCGAGACGATCGTCCTGACCGAGAGCCAGTTCTTCGATCGCCACCTCCTGGAGGCCGCGCCCGATCAGCGCCTGCGCAACGATCTGCTCGGCAATGCCTTCCTCTTCCTCGGGTACAGCTTCAGCGATCCCAACATCCGGTACATCTGGCACCGCATGTACCGGCTCCGCCAGGAGAGCATGGAGGGCGCGGACAAGAGCGCCTCGCCCCCACCGGAGCTGCGTTCCTACTGGGTCACCTTTGGCGCGGGCCTCGTCCAGCCCCGGCTGCTCGAGGAATGGCACATCGATGTGATCGAGCTCGACGCGAGCGACAAGTCCAAGAGCGTCGCCGAGCTGCTCAACGCCCTGCACTCCTGA
- a CDS encoding non-canonical purine NTP pyrophosphatase, whose amino-acid sequence MPTIYFSTSNEQKYEDVKQCFLSCKNPPRMLWQKVPEMLSGDLEEVVRTKALEAYKRAQVPLFVEHGGLYIEYLKQLPGPLVKPFWEALEGDLCAIIPPGASRRAHVIQQVCYCDGRKLQVFEGRIDGRIADQKEGTGIHWEPVFIPDGQHKTMGQMSIAEKVTYSGNAKAYAQLRRALRIR is encoded by the coding sequence ATGCCCACCATCTACTTCAGCACGTCGAACGAGCAGAAGTACGAGGACGTGAAGCAGTGCTTCCTCAGCTGCAAGAACCCTCCGCGGATGCTGTGGCAGAAGGTACCGGAGATGCTCTCCGGCGATCTCGAAGAGGTCGTCCGCACCAAGGCGCTCGAGGCGTACAAGCGGGCGCAGGTACCGCTCTTCGTGGAGCACGGCGGGCTCTACATCGAGTACCTGAAGCAGCTGCCGGGTCCGCTGGTGAAGCCATTCTGGGAGGCGCTGGAGGGAGACCTCTGCGCCATCATCCCCCCGGGAGCCTCGCGCCGCGCCCACGTCATTCAGCAGGTCTGCTACTGCGATGGACGGAAGCTCCAGGTCTTCGAGGGACGCATTGACGGCCGCATCGCCGACCAGAAGGAGGGCACGGGCATCCACTGGGAGCCCGTGTTCATCCCCGACGGTCAGCACAAGACGATGGGGCAGATGTCGATCGCCGAGAAGGTGACCTACAGCGGCAACGCCAAGGCCTACGCGCAGCTCCGGCGCGCGCTCCGCATCCGGTAG
- a CDS encoding ATP-binding protein: MNALAMPMEAPSGTVALVFTDIQGSTLLWERCSTGMRAALELHDRILRSLLASSSGYEVKTQGDSFMVAFPTVADAVRWCLDVQEGLLDAPWPEELLAWPETAEERGARGLLYRGLRLRMGVHVGEPELRVDPRTGNVDYVGRMVNVAARVADAGHGGQVLLSGAAWAQVAGMLDRLGRPTVRVLGDFRLKGISEPVPLVEVLPLSLSERRFESLRVREERRGNLPEDPGDIIGREEELETLRLWLAEGARLITIMGPGGMGKTRLVTHFGSLEATTRTWEGGVWWCDLTEAETLEDVCHVVGQALGVHLTSGAGEELVGQLGRALSGRGPALVILDNLEHLLEHVPATLRRWIVLAPQARFLVTSQESLRLAGERILDLAPLGLPDEGAHTLETISRSEAVRLFVRRAQASREGFTLTEAEAPLVADIVRRLDGIALAIELAAARTALLSVGQIRDRLSKRFELLRSGQRDAVTRQATLRGAIDWSWNLLDVTEQNVLAQCSVFRGGFTLEAAESVLAPTAGGPDVLEIVQALRSKSLLRAGASEGLPGELRLGMYESIREYASARLAETGDSEALLGRHAEYYLATARELRGPARGGGVEALRRLTLERENLLAVCDHALASWPPTPESVKRALEALVALEPDITSRGPVGITLHRLDRALEQASTLSEDSLLRAEALAVRGRARLETGQLANARKDLEEARAFFHTLGEGVREKRLLVDLSIVARHEGDMDAAWSFIQEARSLPSGRDRWLEAYAVGNLGIIEQVRSGPGAAVPHLHAALGLFRAVGDLTFEVLFLNNLALAIGESGGTSEAVGFLEEALAKALGAGSRSGQAFARLNLGCCLMDADRPAEACEHLEAVVELARQLGMRIVEGCARGELGRAFLTSGALEVAESHLMSATSILAQVSRWHALRFALHLAAVQASRGAVPEARRGFSALGSAPEIKNDPVLRELATLLYATMDLVEARAAAPGSPEAERSRAEFRRRLEHARNVPLEGASSDLRGWLRLLEPELHTLG; this comes from the coding sequence ATGAACGCTCTCGCCATGCCCATGGAAGCCCCGTCCGGCACGGTGGCCCTCGTCTTCACGGACATCCAGGGCTCCACCTTGCTGTGGGAGCGTTGCAGCACCGGCATGCGCGCCGCGCTGGAGCTGCATGATCGGATCCTGCGCTCTTTGCTGGCGTCCTCCTCCGGCTATGAGGTGAAGACGCAGGGCGACTCCTTCATGGTCGCCTTCCCCACGGTGGCGGATGCCGTGCGCTGGTGTCTGGACGTTCAGGAGGGGCTGCTGGACGCTCCCTGGCCGGAGGAGCTGCTGGCCTGGCCCGAGACCGCGGAGGAGCGGGGGGCTCGGGGGCTGCTGTACCGCGGGCTGCGCCTGCGCATGGGCGTGCATGTAGGCGAGCCCGAGCTGCGCGTGGATCCCCGCACGGGCAATGTGGACTACGTGGGGCGCATGGTGAACGTCGCGGCCCGCGTGGCGGATGCGGGCCACGGCGGGCAGGTGCTCCTGAGCGGCGCGGCGTGGGCGCAGGTGGCCGGCATGCTGGATCGCCTGGGCCGCCCGACGGTGCGCGTGCTCGGCGACTTCCGCCTCAAGGGGATCTCCGAGCCCGTCCCGCTGGTGGAGGTGCTCCCGCTCTCGCTCTCGGAGCGGCGGTTCGAGTCCCTGCGGGTGCGAGAGGAGCGGCGCGGCAACCTCCCGGAGGACCCGGGGGACATCATCGGCCGCGAGGAGGAGCTGGAGACGCTGCGGCTGTGGCTGGCGGAGGGGGCTCGGCTCATCACCATCATGGGGCCGGGGGGCATGGGGAAGACCCGGCTCGTGACGCACTTCGGCAGCCTTGAGGCAACCACGCGCACCTGGGAGGGCGGCGTGTGGTGGTGCGATCTCACCGAGGCGGAGACGCTCGAGGACGTCTGCCATGTCGTCGGTCAGGCGCTGGGCGTGCACCTGACGAGCGGCGCGGGGGAGGAGCTGGTGGGGCAGCTCGGCCGGGCGCTGAGCGGTCGCGGGCCGGCCCTGGTCATCCTGGACAACCTGGAGCACCTGCTGGAGCACGTCCCGGCCACGCTCCGGCGGTGGATCGTGCTGGCGCCGCAAGCCCGGTTCCTCGTCACCTCCCAGGAGTCGCTGCGCCTGGCCGGGGAGCGCATCCTGGATCTGGCCCCGCTGGGGCTGCCGGACGAGGGGGCTCACACGCTGGAGACGATCTCCCGCTCGGAGGCGGTGCGCCTGTTCGTCCGGCGGGCGCAGGCGTCTCGGGAGGGCTTCACGCTGACGGAGGCGGAGGCGCCGCTGGTGGCGGACATCGTCCGGCGGCTGGATGGAATCGCGCTGGCCATCGAGCTGGCGGCGGCGCGCACGGCGTTGCTGAGCGTGGGGCAGATCCGGGATCGGCTGTCCAAGCGCTTCGAGCTGCTGCGCAGCGGGCAGCGGGACGCGGTGACGCGGCAGGCGACGCTCCGGGGAGCGATCGACTGGTCGTGGAACCTGCTCGATGTGACGGAGCAGAACGTGCTGGCGCAGTGCTCGGTGTTCCGAGGAGGCTTCACCCTGGAGGCCGCCGAGTCCGTGCTCGCGCCCACGGCGGGTGGGCCGGACGTGCTGGAGATCGTCCAGGCGCTGCGGTCCAAGTCGCTGCTGCGGGCGGGGGCCTCGGAGGGGCTGCCGGGCGAGCTGCGCCTGGGCATGTACGAGAGCATCCGTGAGTACGCCTCCGCGCGGCTGGCAGAGACGGGGGACAGCGAGGCGCTGCTTGGCCGGCACGCGGAGTACTACCTGGCGACGGCCCGGGAGCTGCGCGGGCCGGCGCGAGGGGGTGGGGTGGAGGCGCTGCGTCGGCTCACGCTGGAGCGGGAGAACCTGCTGGCGGTGTGCGATCACGCGCTGGCCTCGTGGCCGCCGACACCGGAGTCCGTGAAGCGGGCGCTGGAGGCGCTGGTGGCGCTCGAGCCGGACATCACCTCCCGCGGGCCGGTGGGCATCACGCTGCATCGGCTGGATCGGGCGCTGGAGCAGGCGTCGACGCTCTCGGAGGACTCGTTGCTGCGGGCCGAGGCGCTGGCGGTGCGGGGACGGGCCCGGCTGGAGACGGGCCAGCTCGCCAATGCTCGGAAGGATCTGGAGGAGGCGCGCGCGTTCTTCCACACGCTGGGAGAGGGGGTGCGCGAGAAGCGGCTCCTGGTCGATCTGTCGATCGTCGCTCGGCACGAGGGAGACATGGACGCGGCCTGGAGCTTCATCCAGGAGGCGCGGAGCCTGCCGTCCGGCAGGGATCGGTGGCTGGAGGCCTACGCGGTGGGCAACCTGGGCATCATCGAGCAGGTGCGCAGCGGCCCGGGGGCGGCGGTGCCACACCTGCATGCGGCGCTGGGGCTGTTCCGGGCGGTGGGCGATCTGACGTTCGAGGTGCTCTTCCTCAACAACCTGGCGCTGGCCATCGGCGAGTCCGGGGGCACGTCGGAGGCGGTGGGCTTCCTGGAGGAGGCGCTCGCCAAGGCGCTGGGCGCGGGCAGCCGCTCGGGCCAGGCGTTCGCGCGGCTGAACCTGGGCTGCTGTCTGATGGATGCGGATCGTCCCGCCGAGGCGTGCGAGCACCTGGAGGCGGTGGTGGAGCTGGCGCGGCAGCTCGGCATGCGCATCGTGGAAGGGTGCGCGCGGGGCGAGCTGGGCCGGGCCTTCCTGACTTCTGGAGCGCTGGAGGTGGCCGAGTCCCACCTGATGAGCGCCACGTCGATCCTGGCCCAGGTGTCGCGCTGGCACGCGCTGCGGTTCGCGCTGCACCTGGCCGCGGTGCAGGCCTCGCGAGGGGCGGTGCCCGAGGCGCGCCGGGGATTCTCCGCGCTGGGCTCGGCGCCCGAGATCAAGAACGATCCGGTGCTGCGCGAGCTGGCGACGCTGCTGTACGCGACGATGGATCTGGTGGAGGCTCGCGCGGCGGCGCCCGGGAGCCCGGAGGCGGAGCGGAGCCGGGCCGAGTTCCGCCGGCGGCTGGAGCATGCGCGGAATGTCCCCCTGGAGGGGGCTTCTTCCGACCTGCGCGGCTGGCTCCGGCTGCTGGAGCCGGAGCTGCACACGCTGGGCTAG
- the rnr gene encoding ribonuclease R gives MNPSPEQLRQILSDADHPLGVKELLRLAGMHAGQQTTLKRTLREMVRQGHILKEGKRFRLEHRRAEPAEPERRKGRKGPIPTRAERTQVEGILSVHRDGFGFVRPLSGEGEDVFLPPAEAARALDNDRVLVEVSGRPGRLEGRLVDVVQRRRELVVGVYSEQGRHALVLPSDNTLPGPIRVPRTQMARQGDLVKVRLGVGARMLDEGEGLFGEVAGSLGRPGDPSAEVLSIAYGQGFNDEFPPEVMDEADSVGPAVTDEEARAEGRRDLRTMPLITIDGEDARDFDDAVYAEPHGSGWRLVVAIADVTQYVREGRPLDAEALRRATSVYLPDRVLPMLPERLSNGICSLRPDEDRLCMVADMVFDARAQLRSYELYPGVMRSVARCTYNEVQDVLDGKDVPHRNSLRPLFERLLAVSRALRKMRKERGAIDFDLPEHKVVMGEDGLPERMDKRERKESHRLIEECMLAANEAVAKFFQDEGLPTVYRFHGEPDEQKLAAFAALAQAYGFKLRFEDGVSSKELDAFISQLEGHPEQRALNQLLLRSMMQAVYSASRVGHYGLAAEHYLHFTSPIRRYPDLLVHRLLKAHWVRKGKKRSQAHLEREEAQLEEMAEQSSERERAAMQVEREVVSFYATLLMKDRVGEEFDATISGLAEFGCFVELDTEHVEGLVKLETLGFGGKLDKMLHALVFPDGRRIRVGQKCRVRLASVSPERRQIDFEPLEIDGKPVTRRERAQRPGRPGSRFGPWRPDAEEPRFGVVSQEPRGRGGKGEEPREEAPRFEEKRRRFVRAGQREEAAPSKADRKRWQGERGAGREQEPRRPEPRAAAPEPADGTPRRRFVVRPVQEAERAREAEAPGSTWRPEPHPIAEGDPLAAFMADAPPPTPPPGFDRLRALAARRANKSEERQPTEAPRAAFELPSREPRETRPARKAAPGGKKSSRAAPAGKRKGAGGGGKPSKSRGKFKPGRRGR, from the coding sequence GTGAATCCATCCCCTGAGCAGCTGAGACAGATCCTCTCCGACGCCGACCACCCGCTGGGAGTCAAGGAGCTCCTGCGGCTGGCCGGCATGCACGCCGGGCAGCAGACGACCCTCAAGCGCACCCTGCGGGAGATGGTCCGTCAGGGCCACATCCTCAAGGAGGGCAAGCGCTTCCGGCTCGAGCACCGCCGCGCCGAGCCCGCCGAGCCCGAGCGCCGCAAGGGCCGCAAGGGGCCCATCCCCACCAGGGCCGAGCGCACGCAGGTGGAGGGCATCCTCAGCGTCCACCGGGATGGCTTCGGCTTCGTCCGGCCGCTGTCCGGCGAGGGCGAGGACGTGTTCCTGCCTCCGGCGGAGGCCGCGCGCGCGCTGGACAACGATCGCGTCCTCGTGGAGGTGTCCGGGCGCCCCGGGCGGCTGGAGGGCCGACTGGTGGATGTGGTGCAGCGGCGCCGAGAGCTGGTGGTGGGGGTGTACTCGGAGCAGGGCCGGCACGCTCTGGTGCTGCCGAGCGACAACACGCTGCCGGGCCCCATCCGCGTCCCGCGCACCCAGATGGCGCGGCAGGGCGACCTGGTGAAGGTGCGCCTGGGCGTGGGCGCGCGGATGCTGGACGAGGGCGAGGGGCTGTTCGGCGAGGTGGCCGGCTCGCTGGGCCGGCCCGGGGATCCGAGCGCCGAGGTGCTCTCCATCGCCTACGGCCAGGGCTTCAACGACGAGTTCCCGCCCGAGGTGATGGACGAGGCGGACAGCGTGGGCCCGGCCGTCACCGACGAGGAGGCGCGAGCCGAGGGGCGCAGGGATCTGCGCACCATGCCGCTGATCACCATCGACGGCGAGGACGCGCGGGACTTCGACGACGCGGTGTACGCCGAGCCCCACGGCTCGGGCTGGCGGCTGGTGGTGGCCATCGCGGACGTGACGCAGTACGTGCGCGAGGGCCGGCCGCTGGACGCGGAGGCGCTGCGCCGGGCCACCTCGGTGTACCTGCCGGACCGCGTGCTGCCCATGCTGCCGGAGCGGCTGAGCAACGGCATCTGCTCGCTGCGGCCGGACGAGGATCGGCTGTGCATGGTGGCGGACATGGTGTTCGACGCGCGCGCCCAGCTGCGCTCCTATGAGCTGTACCCGGGCGTGATGCGCAGCGTGGCCCGGTGCACGTACAACGAGGTGCAGGACGTCCTGGACGGCAAGGACGTGCCCCACCGCAACTCGCTGCGCCCGCTCTTCGAGCGGCTGCTGGCGGTGTCCCGCGCGCTCCGGAAGATGCGCAAGGAGCGGGGCGCCATCGACTTCGATCTGCCCGAGCACAAGGTGGTGATGGGCGAGGACGGCCTGCCCGAGCGCATGGACAAGCGCGAGCGCAAGGAGAGCCACCGCCTCATCGAGGAGTGCATGCTGGCCGCCAACGAGGCGGTGGCGAAGTTCTTCCAGGACGAGGGGCTGCCCACCGTCTACCGCTTCCACGGCGAGCCGGACGAGCAGAAGCTGGCCGCCTTCGCCGCGCTGGCGCAGGCGTACGGCTTCAAGCTGCGCTTCGAGGACGGGGTGTCCTCCAAGGAGCTGGACGCGTTCATCTCCCAGCTCGAGGGCCACCCGGAGCAGCGCGCGCTGAACCAGCTCTTGCTGCGCTCGATGATGCAGGCGGTGTACTCGGCCTCGCGGGTGGGGCACTACGGCCTGGCCGCGGAGCACTACCTGCACTTCACCTCGCCCATCCGCCGCTACCCGGATCTGCTGGTGCACCGGCTGCTCAAGGCGCACTGGGTGCGCAAGGGCAAGAAGCGCTCTCAGGCGCACCTGGAGCGCGAGGAGGCCCAGCTGGAGGAGATGGCCGAGCAGAGCTCCGAGCGCGAGCGCGCCGCCATGCAGGTGGAGCGCGAGGTGGTGTCCTTCTACGCCACGCTGCTGATGAAGGACCGCGTGGGCGAGGAGTTCGACGCCACCATCTCCGGCCTGGCCGAGTTCGGCTGCTTCGTGGAGCTGGACACCGAGCACGTGGAGGGCCTGGTCAAGCTCGAGACGCTCGGGTTCGGCGGGAAGCTGGACAAGATGCTGCACGCGCTGGTGTTCCCGGACGGGCGGCGCATCCGCGTGGGGCAGAAGTGCCGCGTGCGGCTGGCGTCGGTGAGCCCGGAGCGGCGGCAGATCGACTTCGAGCCCCTGGAGATCGATGGCAAGCCCGTGACGCGCCGCGAGCGGGCCCAGCGCCCCGGGCGTCCCGGGAGCCGGTTCGGGCCGTGGCGGCCGGACGCGGAGGAGCCCCGGTTCGGCGTGGTGTCCCAGGAGCCGCGAGGGCGGGGGGGCAAGGGCGAGGAACCTCGGGAGGAGGCGCCTCGGTTCGAGGAGAAGCGCCGGCGCTTCGTGCGAGCCGGCCAGCGGGAGGAGGCGGCTCCGAGCAAGGCCGACCGCAAGCGCTGGCAGGGTGAGCGCGGCGCCGGGCGGGAGCAGGAGCCTCGGCGGCCCGAGCCTCGAGCGGCGGCACCCGAGCCGGCGGACGGCACGCCGCGGCGGCGCTTCGTCGTGCGCCCGGTGCAGGAGGCGGAGCGAGCGCGGGAGGCCGAAGCGCCGGGCTCGACGTGGCGTCCCGAGCCCCACCCCATCGCCGAGGGAGATCCGCTGGCGGCCTTCATGGCGGATGCGCCTCCGCCGACACCGCCACCGGGGTTCGATCGCCTTCGGGCGCTGGCGGCCCGGCGCGCGAACAAGAGCGAGGAGCGCCAGCCCACCGAGGCGCCTCGCGCCGCGTTCGAGCTGCCGTCTCGCGAGCCTCGGGAGACGCGTCCCGCGCGCAAGGCCGCACCCGGTGGGAAGAAGTCGAGCCGGGCCGCGCCCGCGGGCAAGCGCAAGGGCGCGGGAGGCGGAGGGAAGCCCTCGAAGTCCCGCGGCAAGTTCAAGCCCGGGCGCCGCGGGCGCTGA
- a CDS encoding protease inhibitor I42 family protein: MAKPKSGAKKATPAAKKDKAARLELLKNASERVAKTATKVVKAVKEKVAEVTKGKAPATKSASKSAPKSAAKAAAPKTKTAEKGEAAPKAEKAVAEKAPGEKAAKGEKAEAKAKAPAGAAKGKGGSSAPAVPAQEKPRPRATKLPPVGDALTKREMEQLLSAGEGRGVFGEGSLKGRLVVTDGMPHLLVVGRDKRELTFLLQGPDQEVLPAYVDHKVSVSGLIRKTTNYGGTVDVRKYSAKKPEAEAPAPPPAETEAKLRFLSPGEVSMVTSAGMGSGIKGFASLRGNLEMTGEDFVLVVSNAGTRQQVSFILEGKGTKGMRKYVGQLLFLTGVVEKSSGWGGKILVENFEPRPPEARVSREDMEIVHVEGEVPTSVEVKLNHGLTVRLQEQPGYTWAIEPTAAKRVGLREARYEPDEGGSAGTREFFFTPRNPGTSEMEFFLAKAFTPGVVERSFKINVTVKP, encoded by the coding sequence ATGGCCAAGCCCAAGTCTGGGGCCAAGAAGGCGACCCCCGCTGCCAAGAAGGACAAGGCCGCGCGGCTGGAGCTTCTCAAGAACGCGAGTGAGCGGGTGGCGAAGACGGCGACGAAAGTGGTCAAGGCCGTCAAGGAGAAGGTGGCAGAAGTGACCAAGGGGAAAGCACCCGCGACGAAGTCGGCCTCGAAGAGCGCGCCCAAGAGCGCCGCGAAGGCCGCTGCTCCAAAGACCAAGACCGCCGAGAAGGGCGAGGCGGCGCCCAAGGCCGAGAAGGCCGTGGCCGAGAAGGCTCCGGGCGAGAAGGCCGCCAAGGGCGAGAAGGCCGAGGCCAAGGCCAAGGCGCCCGCGGGTGCGGCCAAGGGCAAGGGCGGCTCGTCTGCGCCGGCGGTTCCGGCCCAGGAGAAGCCCCGGCCGCGCGCCACCAAGCTGCCTCCGGTGGGCGACGCGCTCACCAAGCGGGAGATGGAGCAGCTGCTGTCGGCGGGCGAGGGCCGCGGCGTGTTCGGCGAGGGCAGCCTCAAGGGCCGGCTCGTGGTGACCGACGGCATGCCGCACCTGCTGGTGGTGGGCCGCGACAAGCGCGAGCTGACGTTCCTGCTCCAGGGCCCGGATCAGGAAGTGCTGCCGGCCTACGTGGACCACAAGGTCTCCGTGAGCGGGCTGATCCGCAAGACGACGAACTACGGCGGCACGGTGGACGTGCGCAAGTACTCGGCGAAGAAGCCGGAGGCCGAGGCCCCCGCGCCCCCGCCGGCCGAGACCGAGGCCAAGCTGCGCTTCCTGTCCCCGGGCGAGGTGTCCATGGTGACGAGCGCCGGCATGGGCTCGGGCATCAAGGGCTTCGCCTCGCTGCGCGGCAACCTGGAGATGACGGGCGAGGACTTCGTGCTCGTGGTCTCCAACGCCGGCACCCGGCAGCAGGTGTCCTTCATCCTCGAGGGCAAGGGCACCAAGGGCATGCGCAAGTACGTGGGGCAGCTGCTCTTCCTCACGGGCGTGGTGGAGAAGTCCTCCGGCTGGGGCGGGAAGATCCTCGTCGAGAACTTCGAGCCGCGTCCGCCCGAGGCCCGCGTGTCCCGCGAGGACATGGAGATCGTCCACGTGGAGGGCGAGGTGCCCACCTCCGTGGAGGTGAAGCTCAACCACGGCCTCACCGTGCGGCTCCAGGAGCAGCCCGGCTACACGTGGGCCATCGAGCCCACGGCGGCCAAGCGCGTGGGCCTGCGCGAGGCGCGCTACGAGCCGGACGAGGGTGGCAGCGCCGGCACCCGCGAGTTCTTCTTCACCCCGCGCAACCCCGGCACCTCGGAGATGGAGTTCTTCCTGGCGAAGGCCTTCACTCCGGGCGTCGTGGAGCGCTCGTTCAAGATCAACGTCACCGTCAAGCCGTGA